A stretch of Porites lutea chromosome 5, jaPorLute2.1, whole genome shotgun sequence DNA encodes these proteins:
- the LOC140937764 gene encoding carbohydrate sulfotransferase 9-like produces MRKQQLKNYCLKHNDQKLPWDKKRELKQFLIDDDNKFIYCAVPKVGTTPMRMTLLRLRNDSRLKLTEGSVHSPKFWRRLSDKEFNATELSKRQNTHFKFLFVREPFHRLLSGYKDKFMGRNRRYTNRFRKLIVKALRPKDEEKVATETNNVTFTEFLTYLLSDRNPTIHDGHWKQAQKLCFPCAFDFDFIGHFETLQEDANYLLIKTGFNGRVKFPVVRTSQVSSDFLEYYSEVPKEIIFKLGEAFRSDFEMFGYAFPGTLKSLLKNYFRNSTQG; encoded by the coding sequence AtgagaaaacaacaactgaaaaaCTATTGCCTAAAACATAATGATCAAAAGTTACCCTGGGATAAAAAACGAGAACTCAAGCAATTTCTCATCGACGACgacaataaatttatttactgtGCCGTTCCTAAGGTGGGAACCACACCCATGAGGATGACGCTACTGCGTTTGAGGAACGACAGCAGATTAAAACTTACGGAAGGTTCAGTTCATTCTCCTAAGTTTTGGAGACGTTTAAGTGATAAAGAATTCAACGCAACGGAGTTATCTAAGCGGCAAAATACAcatttcaagtttttgtttgttcgCGAGCCGTTTCACCGACTTTTATCTGGCTACAAAGATAAATTCATGGGAAGAAACAGACGTTACACCAATCGATTTCGTAAACTGATAGTGAAAGCTTTGAGGCCAAAGGACGAGGAGAAGGTTGCAACAGAGACGAATAACGTTACATTCACCGAGTTTCTTACCTATCTCTTATCTGATAGAAACCCGACGATTCACGATGGTCACTGGAAGCAAGCACAAAAACTTTGCTTTCCTTGCGCTTTTGACTTCGACTTTATTGGCCATTTTGAGACGCTTCAAGAGGACGCCAATTATTTGCTGATCAAAACAGGTTTTAATGGCCGTGTTAAATTCCCAGTTGTACGCACGTCACAGGTTTCTAGTGATTTTTTGGAGTATTACTCAGAAGTTCCAAAGGAAATTATATTCAAGCTTGGAGAAGCTTTCAGAAGTGACTTTGAAATGTTCGGCTATGCATTCCCTGGAACTCTAAAAAGTTTACtcaaaaactattttagaaatAGTACCCAAGGTTAA